In the genome of Paracoccus tegillarcae, one region contains:
- the rplL gene encoding 50S ribosomal protein L7/L12, with amino-acid sequence MADLKKLAEEIVGLTLLEAQELKTILKDEYGIEPAAGGAVMMAGPADAGEAAEEKTEFDVVLTEAGPNKINVIKEVRGITGLGLKEAKDLVEAGGKVKEGAAKAEAEEMKTKLEAAGAKVELK; translated from the coding sequence ATGGCTGATCTGAAAAAACTTGCCGAAGAAATCGTGGGCCTGACCCTGCTGGAAGCCCAGGAACTGAAAACCATCCTGAAAGACGAGTACGGCATCGAGCCCGCCGCTGGTGGCGCTGTCATGATGGCCGGCCCGGCTGACGCTGGCGAAGCTGCTGAAGAGAAAACCGAGTTTGACGTCGTTCTGACCGAAGCCGGCCCGAACAAGATCAACGTGATCAAAGAAGTTCGCGGCATCACCGGTCTTGGCCTGAAAGAAGCCAAGGACCTGGTCGAAGCTGGCGGCAAAGTCAAAGAAGGCGCTGCCAAGGCAGAAGCCGAAGAAATGAAAACCAAGCTCGAAGCGGCTGGCGCCAAGGTCGAGCTGAAGTAA
- the rplK gene encoding 50S ribosomal protein L11 — translation MAKKIVGSLKLQIKAGEANPSPPVGPALGQRGINIMEFCKAFNAKTQEMTKGSPVPVVITYYQDKSFTFETKTPPASYLLKQAAGLKPVGKRNRAKGSEAPGRATAGSVTVKQIREIAEAKMADLSANDVDQAMKIIVGSARSIGIEVKG, via the coding sequence ATGGCCAAGAAGATTGTTGGCAGCCTGAAGCTGCAAATCAAGGCGGGTGAAGCCAACCCGTCCCCGCCCGTCGGCCCGGCACTGGGTCAGCGCGGCATCAACATCATGGAATTCTGCAAGGCGTTCAACGCCAAGACGCAGGAAATGACCAAAGGTTCGCCTGTCCCGGTGGTGATCACCTATTATCAGGACAAGTCGTTCACCTTTGAGACCAAGACGCCGCCCGCGTCCTACCTGCTCAAGCAGGCAGCAGGCCTGAAGCCCGTTGGCAAGCGTAACCGCGCCAAGGGCTCGGAAGCGCCCGGTCGTGCGACCGCTGGCAGCGTGACGGTCAAACAAATTCGCGAGATCGCCGAAGCCAAGATGGCTGACCTGTCGGCCAATGATGTCGATCAGGCGATGAAGATCATTGTGGGCTCGGCCCGCTCGATCGGTATCGAGGTGAAAGGGTAA
- the rpoC gene encoding DNA-directed RNA polymerase subunit beta' — protein sequence MNQELATNPLNPLAPPRQFDEIKISLASPEEILAWSFGEVKKPETINYRTFKPERDGLFCARIFGPIKDYECLCGKYKRMKYRGLVCEKCGVEVTLQKVRRERMGHIELAAPVAHIWFLKSLPSRIGLMLDMTLRDLERILYFENYVVIEPGLTDLTYGQLMSEEEFMDAQDQYGADAFNADIGAEAIRTMLANIDLDATAEQLREELKEATGELKPKKIIKRLKIVESFLESGNRPEWMVLTVVPVIPPELRPLVPLDGGRFATSDLNDLYRRVINRNNRLKRLIELRAPDIIVRNEKRMLQESVDALFDNGRRGRVITGNNRRPLKSLSDMLKGKQGRFRQNLLGKRVDFSGRSVIVTGPELKLHQCGLPKKMALELFKPFIYSRLEAKGLSSTVKQAKKLVEKERPEVWDILDEVIREHPVLLNRAPTLHRLGIQAFEPILIEGKAIQLHPLVCSAFNADFDGDQMAVHVPLSLEAQLEARVLMMSTNNVLSPANGAPIIVPSQDMILGLYYVSMMREGMKGEGMVFASPDEVEHALASGEVHLHAKIIARIKQIDENGSEVMQRFESTPGRIKLGQLLPLNAKAPFELVNKLLRKKDVQYVIDNVYRYCGQKEAVIFSDKIMGLGFREAFKAGISFGKDDMVIPDNKWGIVGEVQDQVKEFEQQYLDGLITQGEKYNKVVDAWSKCNDRVTDAMMSTISATKIDENGAEMEPNSVYMMAHSGARGSVSQMKQLGGMRGLMAKPSGEIIETPIISNFKEGLTVLEYFNSTHGARKGLSDTALKTANSGYLTRRLVDVAQDCIVREHDCGTDRAITATAAVNDGEVISPLGERVLGRTAAEDVLVPGGDEIIVRGGDLIDERKADEIEDAGVQSVRIRSALTCESEDGVCAMCYGRDLARGTLVNIGEAVGIIAAQSIGEPGTQLTMRTFHIGGIAQGGQQSFIAANQEGTVEFENPNVLENANGEPIVMSRNMQLHIKNPQGEPVASHKLFYGSKLFLKDGDAVIRGQKMFEWDPYTLPIIAEKAGTAKFVDLVSGISVRDETDDATGMTQKIVTDWRSAPKGSDLKPEIIIVGEDGEPIRNDNGNPVTYPMSVDAILSIEEGQQIKAGDVVARIPREGARTKDITGGLPRVAELFEARRPKDHAIIAEIDGYVRFGKDYKNKRRISIEAAEEGRDPVEYMVPKGKHIPVQEGDFVQKGDYIMDGNPAPHDILRIMGIEALADYLIDEVQDVYRLQGVKINDKHIEVIVRQMLQKIEILDSGDTTLLKGENVDRDEFDEENAKIEAKGGKPASGEPVLLGITKASLQTRSFISAASFQETTRVLTEAAVQGKRDKLVGLKENVIVGRLIPAGTGGATARVRRIATERDQEVIDARRAEAEAAAALAAPEVEEVVDVSLAETSNEE from the coding sequence ATGAACCAGGAACTTGCCACCAATCCGCTGAACCCGCTGGCTCCGCCGCGGCAGTTCGACGAAATCAAGATCTCGCTGGCCTCGCCGGAAGAAATTCTGGCCTGGTCCTTTGGCGAGGTGAAGAAACCCGAAACCATCAACTACCGCACGTTCAAGCCCGAGCGTGACGGCCTGTTCTGCGCGCGTATCTTTGGCCCGATCAAGGATTACGAATGCCTCTGCGGCAAATACAAGCGCATGAAATATCGCGGCCTCGTCTGCGAGAAATGCGGCGTCGAAGTCACGCTGCAAAAGGTCCGCCGCGAACGGATGGGCCATATCGAACTGGCAGCACCCGTTGCGCATATCTGGTTTCTGAAATCGCTGCCGTCGCGCATCGGTCTGATGCTGGACATGACGCTGCGCGATCTGGAACGCATCCTCTATTTCGAGAACTACGTGGTGATCGAACCCGGTCTGACGGACCTGACCTATGGTCAGCTGATGTCGGAAGAGGAGTTCATGGACGCGCAGGACCAGTACGGCGCCGACGCCTTCAACGCCGATATCGGCGCCGAAGCGATCCGCACCATGCTGGCCAATATCGACCTTGATGCGACCGCCGAGCAGCTGCGTGAAGAGCTGAAGGAAGCCACCGGCGAACTGAAGCCGAAAAAGATCATCAAGCGTCTGAAGATCGTTGAATCCTTCCTGGAATCGGGCAACCGCCCGGAATGGATGGTGCTGACCGTGGTTCCGGTCATTCCGCCGGAACTGCGTCCGCTGGTGCCGCTGGATGGTGGCCGTTTCGCGACCTCGGATCTGAACGATCTGTATCGCCGCGTGATCAACCGGAACAACCGTCTGAAGCGCCTGATCGAACTGCGCGCGCCCGACATCATCGTCCGCAACGAAAAGCGGATGTTGCAGGAATCGGTCGATGCGCTGTTCGACAACGGTCGTCGTGGCCGCGTGATCACGGGCAACAACCGTCGCCCGCTGAAATCGCTGTCGGACATGCTGAAGGGTAAGCAGGGTCGCTTCCGTCAGAACCTTCTGGGTAAGCGCGTGGACTTTTCGGGTCGTTCGGTCATCGTGACCGGCCCGGAACTGAAACTGCACCAGTGTGGTCTGCCGAAGAAGATGGCCTTGGAACTGTTCAAGCCGTTCATCTATTCGCGTCTTGAAGCCAAGGGCCTGTCCAGCACCGTCAAACAGGCGAAAAAGCTGGTCGAAAAAGAGCGCCCCGAGGTCTGGGATATTCTGGACGAGGTCATCCGCGAGCATCCGGTTCTCTTGAACCGTGCGCCCACGCTGCACCGTCTGGGCATTCAGGCCTTCGAGCCGATACTGATCGAAGGTAAAGCCATTCAGCTGCACCCGCTGGTCTGTTCGGCCTTCAACGCCGACTTTGATGGCGACCAGATGGCCGTGCACGTTCCGCTGAGCCTTGAGGCCCAGTTGGAAGCGCGCGTCTTGATGATGTCGACGAACAACGTTCTGTCGCCCGCCAACGGCGCGCCGATCATCGTTCCGTCGCAGGATATGATCCTTGGTCTCTACTACGTGTCGATGATGCGTGAGGGGATGAAGGGCGAAGGCATGGTCTTTGCTTCGCCGGACGAGGTCGAGCACGCGCTTGCCTCGGGCGAGGTGCACCTGCACGCCAAGATCATCGCGCGGATCAAGCAGATCGACGAGAACGGCAGCGAAGTGATGCAGCGTTTTGAATCGACCCCCGGTCGGATCAAGCTGGGTCAGCTGCTGCCGCTGAACGCCAAGGCGCCCTTCGAACTGGTCAACAAGCTGCTGCGCAAGAAAGACGTGCAGTATGTCATCGACAACGTCTACCGCTATTGCGGTCAGAAAGAGGCGGTGATCTTCAGCGACAAGATCATGGGTCTGGGCTTCCGCGAGGCGTTCAAGGCTGGCATCAGCTTTGGCAAGGACGACATGGTGATCCCCGACAACAAGTGGGGCATCGTGGGCGAAGTCCAGGATCAGGTGAAAGAGTTCGAACAGCAATATCTGGACGGTCTGATCACCCAGGGCGAGAAGTACAACAAGGTCGTCGATGCCTGGTCGAAATGTAACGACCGCGTCACCGACGCCATGATGTCCACCATCTCGGCCACCAAAATCGACGAGAACGGCGCCGAAATGGAACCGAACTCGGTCTATATGATGGCGCACTCCGGTGCTCGTGGTTCGGTCAGCCAGATGAAACAGCTGGGCGGCATGCGCGGCCTGATGGCCAAACCGTCGGGTGAGATCATCGAGACGCCGATCATCTCGAACTTCAAGGAAGGTCTGACCGTTCTTGAATACTTCAACTCGACCCACGGCGCCCGGAAGGGCCTGTCGGACACCGCGTTGAAGACGGCGAACTCGGGCTATCTGACCCGTCGTCTGGTCGACGTGGCACAGGATTGCATCGTGCGCGAGCATGACTGCGGCACCGACCGCGCGATCACCGCGACGGCTGCTGTCAATGACGGTGAGGTCATCTCGCCTCTGGGCGAGCGTGTTCTGGGTCGAACTGCGGCCGAGGATGTGCTGGTTCCGGGTGGCGATGAAATCATCGTTCGCGGCGGCGACCTGATCGACGAGCGCAAGGCAGACGAGATCGAAGACGCCGGCGTCCAGTCGGTTCGCATTCGCTCGGCTCTGACCTGCGAAAGCGAAGATGGCGTTTGCGCGATGTGCTATGGTCGTGACCTTGCACGCGGTACGCTGGTCAATATCGGTGAAGCTGTCGGCATCATTGCCGCGCAGTCCATCGGTGAGCCCGGCACGCAGCTGACGATGCGGACTTTCCACATCGGCGGTATTGCGCAGGGTGGCCAGCAGTCGTTCATCGCGGCCAACCAGGAAGGTACGGTCGAATTCGAGAACCCGAACGTGCTAGAAAACGCCAATGGCGAGCCGATCGTGATGAGCCGCAACATGCAGCTGCACATCAAGAACCCGCAGGGCGAACCCGTGGCCAGCCACAAGCTGTTCTATGGCTCCAAGCTGTTCCTCAAGGATGGCGATGCGGTCATTCGTGGCCAGAAGATGTTCGAATGGGACCCCTATACCCTGCCGATCATCGCCGAAAAGGCTGGTACCGCGAAGTTTGTCGACCTGGTTTCGGGCATCTCTGTCCGCGACGAGACCGACGATGCCACCGGCATGACCCAGAAGATCGTGACCGATTGGCGTTCGGCGCCGAAAGGCAGCGATCTGAAGCCCGAGATCATCATCGTAGGCGAAGATGGCGAGCCGATCCGCAACGACAACGGCAACCCGGTGACCTATCCGATGTCGGTGGACGCGATTCTGTCGATCGAAGAAGGTCAGCAGATCAAGGCCGGTGACGTGGTGGCACGTATCCCGCGCGAAGGCGCCCGGACCAAGGACATCACCGGTGGTCTGCCGCGTGTGGCCGAACTGTTCGAAGCCCGTCGTCCCAAGGATCACGCCATCATCGCCGAAATCGACGGCTATGTGCGCTTTGGCAAGGACTACAAGAACAAGCGCCGCATCAGCATCGAGGCCGCCGAGGAAGGTCGCGATCCGGTCGAATACATGGTGCCGAAAGGCAAGCACATCCCGGTGCAGGAAGGCGACTTCGTGCAGAAGGGTGACTACATCATGGACGGCAACCCTGCGCCGCACGACATCCTGCGGATCATGGGGATCGAGGCTTTGGCCGACTATCTGATCGACGAAGTGCAAGATGTGTACCGACTGCAGGGCGTCAAGATCAACGACAAGCATATCGAGGTGATCGTGCGGCAGATGCTGCAGAAGATCGAGATCCTCGACAGCGGGGACACCACCTTGCTGAAAGGCGAAAACGTTGATCGCGACGAGTTCGACGAAGAGAACGCCAAGATCGAAGCCAAGGGCGGCAAGCCTGCCTCGGGTGAACCGGTTCTGCTGGGCATCACCAAGGCGTCGCTGCAAACCCGCAGCTTCATCTCGGCGGCGTCCTTCCAGGAAACGACCCGCGTGCTGACCGAGGCTGCCGTTCAGGGCAAGCGCGACAAGCTGGTCGGGTTGAAGGAAAACGTCATCGTTGGCCGCTTGATCCCAGCCGGTACGGGTGGCGCCACGGCTCGCGTGCGCCGCATCGCGACCGAGCGTGACCAAGAGGTGATCGACGCCCGCCGCGCCGAGGCCGAAGCCGCTGCCGCATTGGCTGCGCCCGAGGTCGAAGAAGTGGTCGACGTGTCGCTCGCAGAGACTTCGAACGAGGAATAA
- the nusG gene encoding transcription termination/antitermination protein NusG: MAKRWYSVSVLSNFEKKVAEAIRQAVAEKGLEDEIDEVLVPTEEVIEIRRGKKVTSERRFMPGYVLVHMEMLDRTYHLVNSINRVTGFLGAQGKPMPMRDEEVNTILHRTGDGEPAAPRNLIRFDVGETVNVTDGPFEGFSGMVEEVDEVSSRIKVTVSIFGRPTPVELEFTQVSKTA; encoded by the coding sequence ATGGCAAAACGTTGGTACTCGGTCAGCGTCCTGTCGAACTTCGAGAAAAAGGTCGCCGAGGCGATCCGTCAGGCTGTGGCCGAAAAAGGTCTTGAGGATGAGATCGACGAAGTTCTGGTGCCCACCGAAGAGGTGATCGAGATTCGCCGTGGCAAGAAGGTAACCTCGGAGCGCCGCTTCATGCCGGGTTACGTTCTGGTTCACATGGAAATGCTGGATCGCACCTATCACCTGGTCAACTCGATCAATCGTGTGACGGGTTTTCTGGGCGCGCAAGGCAAGCCGATGCCGATGCGCGACGAAGAGGTGAACACCATTCTGCATCGTACCGGCGATGGCGAACCGGCCGCACCGCGCAACCTGATCCGCTTTGACGTGGGTGAGACGGTGAATGTGACCGACGGCCCGTTCGAAGGTTTTTCCGGCATGGTCGAAGAGGTCGACGAGGTTTCCTCGCGCATCAAGGTCACCGTGTCGATCTTTGGCCGGCCGACGCCGGTCGAACTGGAATTCACGCAGGTCTCGAAGACCGCGTGA
- the rplA gene encoding 50S ribosomal protein L1, which translates to MAKMSKNKTAARAAFEGKANLSVAEAVKLVKDNARAKFDETVEIALNLGVDPRHADQMVRGVVTLPAGTGKDVRVAVFARGPKADEAKEAGADIVGAEDLMETIQGGTIDFDRCIATPDMMPLVGRLGKVLGPRNLMPNPKVGTVTMDVADAVKAAKGGEVQFRAEKAGVVHAGIGKTSFAEDKLAENLRAFVEAVGRARPTGAKGTYMKKVSISSTMGPGVSIDVADATGN; encoded by the coding sequence ATGGCAAAGATGTCGAAAAACAAGACTGCCGCCCGCGCCGCATTCGAAGGCAAGGCGAACCTGTCGGTTGCCGAGGCCGTGAAGCTGGTCAAGGATAACGCCAGGGCGAAATTCGACGAAACGGTCGAAATCGCACTGAATCTGGGCGTCGACCCGCGCCATGCTGACCAGATGGTCCGTGGCGTTGTGACCCTGCCGGCTGGTACTGGTAAAGATGTTCGCGTCGCTGTTTTCGCCCGTGGCCCCAAGGCTGACGAAGCGAAAGAGGCTGGTGCCGATATCGTTGGTGCCGAGGACCTGATGGAAACCATCCAGGGCGGCACGATCGACTTTGATCGCTGCATCGCGACCCCCGACATGATGCCGCTGGTCGGCCGTCTGGGCAAGGTGCTGGGCCCGCGCAACCTGATGCCGAACCCCAAGGTCGGCACGGTGACCATGGATGTTGCTGATGCCGTCAAAGCCGCCAAGGGCGGTGAGGTTCAGTTCCGTGCCGAGAAGGCTGGCGTTGTCCATGCCGGTATCGGCAAGACCTCCTTTGCCGAAGACAAGCTGGCCGAAAACCTGCGCGCATTCGTCGAAGCGGTTGGCCGGGCCCGCCCGACGGGCGCGAAAGGGACCTATATGAAAAAGGTCTCGATCAGCTCGACCATGGGGCCGGGCGTGTCGATCGACGTCGCAGACGCGACCGGCAACTAA
- the rplJ gene encoding 50S ribosomal protein L10 — MDRAQKEQLVDELGQIFESSGVVVVAHYEGMTVANMQDLRARMREEGGSVRVAKNKLAKIALDGKPCASIADYLTGMTVLAYSDDPVAAAKVADKYSKDNDKFVILGGAMGDTALDLAGVKAVAAMPSRDELIASIVGCIGAPASNIAGAIGAPASNIAGILTTLEEREAA, encoded by the coding sequence GTGGATAGAGCACAAAAAGAACAGTTGGTCGACGAGCTCGGCCAGATCTTTGAAAGCTCTGGCGTCGTAGTGGTTGCCCATTACGAGGGGATGACGGTTGCGAACATGCAGGACCTGCGCGCGCGTATGCGTGAAGAAGGTGGGTCCGTCCGTGTTGCCAAGAACAAGCTCGCCAAGATCGCCCTGGACGGTAAGCCTTGCGCAAGCATCGCCGACTACCTGACAGGCATGACCGTGTTGGCCTATTCGGACGACCCTGTGGCAGCTGCCAAGGTCGCCGATAAGTACTCCAAGGATAACGATAAATTCGTGATCCTGGGCGGTGCTATGGGTGACACGGCGCTGGACCTGGCCGGTGTGAAAGCCGTGGCCGCTATGCCGTCGCGTGACGAGCTTATTGCTTCGATCGTTGGCTGTATTGGCGCCCCTGCTTCGAACATCGCCGGTGCGATTGGCGCGCCTGCTTCGAACATCGCGGGCATCCTCACGACTCTGGAAGAGCGTGAGGCAGCTTGA
- the rpoB gene encoding DNA-directed RNA polymerase subunit beta has protein sequence MAQAYVGQKRIRRYYGNIREVLEMPNLIEVQKSSYDLFLRSGAEPQHQDGEGIQGVFQSVFPIKDFNETATLEFVKYELEKPKYDVDECQARDMTYAAPLKVTLRLIVFDIDENSGNKSVKDIKEQDVYMGDMPLMTQNGTFIVNGTERVVVSQMHRSPGVFFDHDRGKTHSSGKLLFACRIIPYRGSWLDFEFDAKDLVFARIDRRRKLPVTTLLYALGMDQDAIMEAFYDTVDYKLKKGKGWVTRFFPERVRGTRPAYDLVDAATGEVITKAGEKVTPRLVKQLLDSEKQLNLLVPFERIIGRFVARDIINEETGLIYAEAGDEITAEYDKEGELNGGLLKVLLDNDVTDIPVLDIDHVNVGPYIRNTMAADKNMGRDGALMDIYRVMRPGEPPTVEAASTLFNSLFFDSERYDLSAVGRVKMNMRLNLDAPDTQRTLRPEDIVACVRGLVELRDGKGEIDDIDHLGNRRVRSVGELMENQYRIGLLRMERAIRERMSGVEIDTVMPQDLINAKPAAAAVREFFGSSQLSQFMDQTNPLSEVTHKRRLSALGPGGLTRERAGFEVRDVHPTHYGRMCPIETPEGQNIGLINSLATFARVNKYGFIETPYRKVIEGKVTDDVVYMSATEEMRHTVAQANAQLDDDGKFVNELVSTRQSGDFMLNPVDAVDLIDVSPKQLVSIAAALIPFLENDDANRALMGSNMQRQAVPLLRAEAPFVGTGMEAIVARDSGAAIMARRSGVIDQVDAQRIVVRATEDLGAGDAGVDIYRLRKFKRSNQSSTINQRPLIKVGERVSKGQVIADGPSTDQGELAIGRNVVVAFMPWNGYNYEDSILISERIHRDDVFTSIHIDEYEVAARDTKLGPEEITRDIPNVGEEALRNLDEAGIVYIGAEVGPGDILVGKITPKGESPMTPEEKLLRAIFGEKASDVRDTSLRLPPGAYGTIVEVRVFNRHGIDKDERALQIEREEVERLARDRDDEQHILDRNIYARLKSLIMGKKAVKGPKGVKPGAEINEDLLGTMSRGMWWQLAVGEEDIAKEVEALNQQYDNQKKALEARFEDKVEKIRQGDDLPPGVMKMVKVFVAVKRKLQAGDKMAGRHGNKGVVSKVVPMEDMPFLADGTPVDLVLNPLGVPSRMNVGQILETHMGWASRGLGIKIDEALEDYRRNGDMAPVREAMKIGYGDDLYSDTFEGMDDERLVEHADTVRSGVPIATPVFDGAKEVDVDDALRRAGFDTSGQSVVFDGRTGEQFTRPVTVGMKYVLKLHHLVDDKMHARSTGPYSLVTQQPLGGKAQFGGQRLGEMEVWALEAYGAAYTLQEMLTVKSDDVAGRTKVYESIVKGEDNFEAGVPESFNVLVKEVRGLGLNMELLDAEEEE, from the coding sequence ATGGCGCAAGCTTATGTTGGCCAAAAACGCATCCGGCGTTATTACGGCAATATCCGCGAAGTTCTTGAAATGCCGAACCTCATCGAGGTTCAGAAATCCAGCTACGATCTGTTCCTGCGCTCGGGCGCAGAGCCGCAGCATCAGGATGGCGAGGGAATCCAGGGGGTTTTCCAGTCAGTCTTCCCGATCAAGGATTTCAACGAAACCGCAACGCTGGAATTCGTGAAATACGAGCTGGAAAAGCCGAAATACGACGTTGACGAATGTCAGGCGCGCGACATGACCTATGCCGCGCCGCTCAAGGTGACGCTGCGTCTGATCGTGTTCGATATCGACGAAAACAGCGGCAACAAGTCCGTCAAGGACATCAAGGAACAAGACGTCTACATGGGCGACATGCCCCTGATGACGCAGAACGGTACGTTCATCGTGAACGGGACCGAACGTGTTGTGGTGTCGCAGATGCACCGGTCGCCCGGCGTGTTCTTTGACCACGACCGCGGCAAGACCCATTCTTCGGGCAAGCTGCTGTTCGCCTGCCGCATCATCCCCTATCGCGGCAGCTGGCTGGACTTTGAATTCGACGCCAAGGATCTGGTTTTCGCGCGCATCGACCGCCGCCGGAAACTGCCGGTGACGACGCTGCTCTATGCCCTGGGCATGGATCAGGACGCGATCATGGAAGCCTTCTATGACACGGTCGATTACAAGCTGAAAAAGGGCAAGGGCTGGGTCACGCGCTTCTTCCCCGAGCGTGTGCGCGGCACCCGTCCGGCTTATGATCTGGTCGATGCCGCCACTGGCGAGGTCATCACCAAGGCTGGCGAAAAGGTCACGCCGCGTCTGGTCAAGCAATTGCTGGATTCCGAAAAGCAACTGAACCTGCTGGTGCCGTTCGAGCGCATCATCGGTCGCTTTGTTGCGCGCGATATCATCAACGAGGAAACCGGCCTGATCTATGCCGAGGCCGGCGATGAGATCACCGCGGAATATGACAAAGAGGGCGAACTGAACGGCGGTTTGCTGAAAGTCCTGCTGGACAATGACGTCACCGATATTCCGGTTCTGGATATCGACCACGTCAACGTCGGCCCCTATATCCGCAATACCATGGCCGCCGACAAGAACATGGGTCGCGACGGCGCGCTGATGGATATCTACCGGGTCATGCGCCCGGGCGAGCCGCCCACCGTCGAGGCCGCAAGCACGCTGTTCAACAGCCTGTTCTTTGACAGCGAGCGTTATGACCTGTCCGCCGTTGGCCGGGTCAAGATGAACATGCGCCTCAATCTGGACGCGCCCGACACCCAACGCACCCTGCGCCCCGAAGATATCGTGGCCTGTGTGCGTGGTCTGGTGGAACTGCGCGACGGCAAGGGCGAGATCGACGATATCGACCATCTGGGCAACCGCCGCGTTCGTTCGGTGGGCGAGCTGATGGAAAACCAGTATCGCATCGGTCTGCTGCGCATGGAACGTGCGATCCGCGAACGGATGTCGGGCGTCGAGATCGACACCGTTATGCCGCAGGATCTGATCAACGCCAAGCCGGCTGCGGCTGCGGTGCGGGAATTCTTTGGTTCCTCGCAGCTGTCGCAGTTCATGGACCAGACCAACCCGCTGTCCGAAGTGACGCACAAACGCCGCCTGTCGGCGCTTGGGCCGGGCGGTCTGACCCGCGAACGTGCAGGCTTCGAGGTGCGCGACGTTCACCCGACCCACTATGGTCGGATGTGTCCCATTGAAACGCCGGAAGGTCAGAACATCGGTCTGATCAACAGCCTCGCGACCTTTGCCCGCGTGAACAAGTATGGCTTCATCGAAACCCCGTACCGCAAGGTGATCGAGGGCAAGGTGACCGACGACGTGGTCTATATGTCCGCGACCGAGGAAATGCGTCACACCGTGGCGCAGGCCAACGCGCAGCTGGACGATGATGGCAAGTTCGTGAACGAACTGGTCAGCACCCGTCAGTCGGGCGACTTCATGCTGAACCCGGTCGATGCCGTTGATCTGATCGACGTGTCGCCGAAACAGCTGGTCTCGATCGCTGCCGCGCTGATCCCGTTCCTGGAAAACGACGACGCCAACCGCGCGCTGATGGGCTCGAACATGCAGCGTCAGGCCGTGCCTCTGCTGCGTGCCGAAGCTCCGTTCGTTGGCACCGGGATGGAGGCCATCGTGGCCCGCGATTCCGGTGCTGCGATCATGGCGCGCCGCAGCGGTGTGATCGATCAGGTCGACGCGCAGCGTATCGTTGTGCGCGCGACCGAAGATCTGGGCGCGGGCGATGCCGGCGTGGACATTTACCGTCTGCGCAAGTTCAAACGCTCGAACCAGTCCTCGACCATCAACCAGCGTCCGCTGATCAAGGTGGGCGAGCGTGTGTCCAAAGGTCAGGTCATCGCTGACGGTCCTTCGACCGATCAGGGCGAACTGGCAATCGGTCGCAACGTGGTCGTCGCATTCATGCCGTGGAATGGCTACAACTACGAAGACTCGATCCTGATTTCCGAGCGGATTCACCGCGACGACGTGTTCACCTCGATCCATATCGACGAATACGAAGTGGCGGCGCGCGACACCAAGCTTGGGCCGGAAGAGATCACCCGTGACATCCCGAACGTGGGCGAAGAAGCCCTGCGTAACCTGGATGAAGCAGGTATCGTCTATATCGGTGCCGAGGTGGGTCCGGGCGACATTCTGGTCGGTAAGATCACGCCCAAGGGCGAAAGCCCGATGACGCCGGAAGAAAAGCTGCTGCGCGCCATCTTTGGTGAAAAGGCAAGCGATGTGCGCGACACCTCGCTGCGTCTGCCGCCGGGTGCTTATGGCACGATCGTCGAGGTCCGGGTGTTCAACCGCCACGGCATCGACAAGGACGAACGTGCGCTGCAGATCGAACGCGAAGAAGTCGAACGCCTGGCGCGCGACCGCGACGACGAACAGCATATTCTGGACCGCAACATCTATGCGCGTCTGAAATCGCTGATCATGGGCAAGAAGGCCGTCAAAGGCCCGAAAGGCGTCAAACCCGGTGCCGAGATCAACGAGGATCTGCTGGGCACGATGTCGCGTGGCATGTGGTGGCAGCTTGCCGTTGGCGAGGAAGACATCGCCAAGGAAGTCGAGGCGCTGAACCAGCAATATGACAACCAGAAGAAGGCCCTTGAGGCCCGCTTCGAGGACAAGGTCGAAAAGATCCGTCAGGGCGACGACCTGCCGCCGGGTGTCATGAAGATGGTCAAGGTCTTTGTCGCGGTGAAGCGCAAGCTGCAAGCCGGTGACAAGATGGCCGGTCGCCACGGCAACAAGGGTGTCGTGTCCAAGGTCGTGCCGATGGAAGACATGCCGTTCCTTGCGGACGGTACCCCGGTCGATCTGGTGCTGAACCCGCTGGGCGTGCCGTCGCGCATGAACGTCGGGCAGATCCTTGAAACCCATATGGGTTGGGCATCGCGCGGTCTTGGTATCAAGATCGACGAGGCGCTGGAGGATTACCGCCGCAATGGCGACATGGCCCCGGTCCGCGAGGCAATGAAGATCGGTTACGGCGACGATCTGTATTCCGACACCTTCGAGGGCATGGATGACGAGCGCCTGGTCGAGCACGCTGACACCGTGCGCTCTGGTGTTCCGATTGCCACGCCTGTCTTCGACGGCGCCAAAGAGGTCGATGTCGACGATGCGCTGCGTCGTGCGGGCTTTGACACCTCGGGTCAGTCGGTCGTCTTCGACGGTCGTACGGGTGAACAGTTCACCCGTCCGGTCACGGTTGGCATGAAATATGTCCTGAAGCTGCATCACCTTGTCGATGACAAGATGCACGCTCGCTCGACCGGTCCGTACAGCTTGGTCACGCAGCAGCCGCTGGGTGGTAAGGCGCAGTTCGGTGGTCAGCGTCTGGGTGAGATGGAGGTCTGGGCTCTGGAAGCCTACGGCGCCGCCTACACCTTGCAGGAAATGCTGACGGTCAAGTCGGATGACGTTGCCGGTCGGACGAAAGTGTACGAGTCCATCGTCAAGGGCGAAGACAATTTCGAAGCTGGCGTCCCGGAAAGCTTCAACGTGCTGGTCAAGGAGGTCCGGGGTCTGGGCCTCAACATGGAACTCCTGGATGCGGAGGAAGAGGAGTAA